One genomic region from Nitrosopumilus sp. encodes:
- a CDS encoding site-2 protease family protein translates to MELDFITQNSIIYVLMAWVVIVIIAKALKFEKYGFEIKAYSLVYKNKGVNEVLLKLLSRTKRGIRVFADTSVIAGFIMMGFAFWFLLNNVSNFFVAQSEFSELTVLIPGVTLTSASSITYFLLSIPIVLVIHEGAHGIVAALEKIKIKTGGFAIFIAMFAGFVEPDEEEFDKAKKISKLRVIGAGATSNVMFAFVLGAILLTNPFFAMVLPEPLLSAFYELPEGVLILSIIENSGAEQAGLLANDIITSINDIPIFSPVDFPVLSPGDTASVSVIRDGQPLNFGVEIMASPEDPERGLIGIMRDNTFAYKPIMNFIEWNDPNVSMFLLWLWMISFFIGIINMLPLPILDGGKFIHTIIDKRISDKSVNIVMWGIYAFTFALFGLNIALSYLKSGWFTI, encoded by the coding sequence TTGGAACTTGATTTTATTACTCAAAATTCGATTATCTATGTCTTAATGGCTTGGGTAGTTATTGTCATAATTGCAAAAGCACTAAAGTTTGAAAAATATGGTTTTGAGATAAAGGCATACAGTCTAGTATACAAGAATAAAGGAGTAAATGAAGTTCTCTTAAAATTACTTAGTAGAACAAAAAGAGGGATTAGAGTGTTTGCAGATACGAGTGTAATTGCAGGTTTTATTATGATGGGATTTGCATTCTGGTTTTTGCTCAATAATGTTTCAAACTTTTTTGTAGCACAATCAGAATTCTCAGAATTAACGGTTCTTATTCCTGGAGTTACACTGACATCAGCATCATCTATTACTTACTTTCTATTATCAATTCCAATTGTACTAGTAATTCATGAAGGGGCACATGGAATTGTTGCGGCATTAGAAAAAATAAAAATCAAAACAGGAGGGTTTGCTATTTTTATCGCAATGTTTGCAGGATTTGTAGAACCAGATGAAGAAGAATTTGATAAAGCCAAAAAAATTTCCAAATTAAGAGTAATTGGAGCAGGAGCTACATCAAATGTAATGTTTGCATTTGTGTTAGGAGCTATTTTATTAACAAATCCATTCTTTGCAATGGTTTTACCTGAGCCGTTACTTAGTGCATTTTATGAACTTCCAGAAGGAGTTTTGATACTTTCAATAATTGAAAACTCAGGTGCAGAACAAGCAGGATTACTTGCAAATGATATCATCACATCGATTAATGACATACCGATATTCAGTCCAGTCGACTTTCCGGTTTTGAGTCCAGGTGATACTGCAAGTGTTTCTGTAATCAGAGATGGTCAACCATTAAATTTTGGTGTAGAGATAATGGCTTCGCCTGAAGATCCTGAAAGAGGATTAATTGGAATTATGAGAGATAACACATTTGCATACAAACCTATAATGAATTTCATCGAATGGAATGATCCTAACGTATCGATGTTCTTGTTATGGCTCTGGATGATTTCGTTTTTTATAGGTATTATCAACATGCTCCCATTACCAATTTTGGATGGAGGAAAATTCATTCACACAATTATCGATAAGAGAATTTCAGACAAATCAGTAAATATTGTCATGTGGGGAATCTATGCATTCACTTTTGCTCTATTTGGCCTTAACATTGCTTTATCGTATTTAAAATCAGGATGGTTTACAATCTAA
- a CDS encoding DUF5655 domain-containing protein, which translates to MEGIISFGNKRNYQEFKKQIPSHVLPLFDAIREFCFSLGDKVVEDVRMHRVVFCKSMTFRWFLDVEPVRDGIIIKVQRSRKEPVKIIQVKKDQDISEFSEIIKDAFYEIH; encoded by the coding sequence GTGGAAGGAATAATCTCATTTGGTAACAAAAGAAATTATCAAGAATTTAAAAAACAAATTCCTAGTCATGTATTGCCATTATTTGATGCAATAAGAGAATTTTGCTTTTCGTTAGGAGACAAAGTGGTAGAAGATGTAAGAATGCACAGAGTGGTTTTTTGTAAATCTATGACATTCAGATGGTTCCTAGATGTAGAACCTGTAAGAGATGGCATAATAATTAAAGTTCAACGAAGCAGAAAAGAACCAGTTAAAATAATTCAAGTTAAAAAAGATCAAGATATTTCAGAGTTTTCTGAGATCATTAAAGATGCATTTTATGAAATTCACTAA
- a CDS encoding acylphosphatase, whose product MSDQRVRLFVTGKVQGVFFRQTLKVMAKKNNIFGWVKNLDDGRVEAVLEGDVEKISRLIEWAHGGPANARVEDVEIRNEKFIGEFSKFDVLY is encoded by the coding sequence GTGTCAGATCAACGAGTTAGACTTTTTGTAACTGGGAAGGTACAAGGTGTTTTTTTCCGTCAAACGCTCAAAGTAATGGCAAAGAAAAACAATATTTTTGGTTGGGTAAAAAATCTTGATGATGGTAGAGTCGAAGCTGTTCTGGAAGGAGATGTAGAAAAAATCAGTAGATTAATTGAATGGGCTCATGGAGGTCCAGCCAACGCAAGAGTTGAAGATGTAGAAATTCGAAATGAGAAATTTATAGGAGAATTCTCAAAATTTGATGTATTGTATTAG
- the dnaJ gene encoding molecular chaperone DnaJ — MAAKRDYYEVLGVSKTSPPDEIKQQYRKLALKFHPDRNKSSEAAEHFKEISEAYAVLSDPEKKQIYDQHGHAGVDGRYSSEDIFQGAQGGGFDSIFESIFGRGGGFGFNQQQRGSDLLYETHVTLEDVLHGKKMEINLQKQIQCDVCNGSGAKPGTNKKTCDTCHGQGQVRQTRNMGFASFVTAAPCSACRGQGSIIETPCKECKGQGMKKGSKTITFDIPPGIDSGDYTVSGEGNEIPDGINGDLIVRVRVQPHSKFNRDGKDIFYDHDVSMIDAALGCEIVVPTLEGTEKIKIDAGSQPNTIIKLKGKGVSHINSRGKGDQFVRVVVNVPKKLNKHQKNLLDEFRKSND, encoded by the coding sequence ATGGCTGCAAAACGTGATTATTATGAAGTTTTAGGTGTAAGTAAAACATCTCCTCCTGATGAAATTAAACAACAATATAGAAAATTAGCCTTAAAATTTCACCCTGATCGAAACAAATCTTCTGAAGCAGCAGAACATTTTAAAGAAATTTCTGAAGCATATGCTGTTCTTTCAGATCCTGAAAAAAAACAAATCTATGATCAACATGGCCATGCTGGAGTTGATGGAAGATATTCTAGTGAGGATATTTTTCAAGGAGCACAAGGAGGTGGATTTGATTCAATTTTCGAATCTATTTTTGGTCGTGGTGGTGGTTTTGGTTTTAATCAACAACAAAGAGGTTCTGATCTTCTATATGAAACTCATGTAACATTAGAAGATGTTCTACATGGGAAAAAAATGGAAATTAATTTACAAAAACAAATCCAATGTGATGTTTGTAATGGTTCTGGAGCAAAACCGGGAACCAATAAAAAAACTTGTGATACATGTCATGGACAAGGTCAGGTAAGACAAACTCGTAACATGGGATTTGCATCTTTTGTAACAGCTGCACCATGTTCAGCATGTAGAGGTCAAGGTTCTATTATTGAAACACCTTGTAAGGAATGTAAAGGACAAGGAATGAAGAAAGGTTCTAAAACTATAACATTTGATATTCCTCCTGGTATTGATTCTGGAGATTATACTGTTTCTGGAGAAGGTAACGAAATTCCAGATGGAATAAATGGAGATCTTATTGTAAGAGTACGTGTACAACCTCATTCAAAATTTAATCGAGATGGAAAAGATATTTTTTATGATCATGATGTATCTATGATTGATGCAGCTTTAGGCTGTGAAATTGTTGTTCCTACTTTAGAGGGAACTGAAAAAATCAAAATTGATGCCGGAAGTCAACCCAATACTATTATCAAATTAAAAGGAAAGGGTGTATCTCACATAAATTCTAGAGGAAAAGGCGATCAATTTGTTAGAGTTGTTGTAAACGTACCAAAAAAACTCAACAAACATCAAAAGAATCTTTTAGATGAATTTAGAAAATCTAACGACTAA
- a CDS encoding TIGR00269 family protein, with protein MNCDRCKNPPAYTRKYSGEKLCSQCFSKSIVRKTAKTISKYNMIKHNELVAVAVSGGKDSLALLKIINEMALTHSFRIKAITIDEGIPGYRNEALDIVEKFCKELNVEHKVYSYKDLFELTLDEALDLRESEKTSSCSICGTLRRRAIDYAAKDIGADVIATGHNLDDTLQTFVINMLSGDTTKIGWMDPDTSTNSLRKIKPFCEIYESEIVFYAFTNDMPFQSEPCPHMNEGIRTEIREFLNSLENQHSGIKNNLYQSILKISQVVKNSNTKEKTKCEKCGNECTGNVCSVCSVVLKLKENQT; from the coding sequence ATGAATTGTGACAGATGTAAAAACCCACCTGCATATACAAGAAAATATTCAGGTGAAAAGCTTTGTTCACAATGTTTTTCAAAATCAATTGTGAGAAAAACTGCTAAAACTATTTCAAAATATAATATGATAAAACATAATGAATTAGTGGCAGTTGCAGTTTCAGGAGGAAAAGATTCTCTTGCTTTGTTGAAAATTATTAACGAAATGGCATTAACTCATAGTTTTAGAATTAAAGCAATTACTATAGATGAAGGAATTCCAGGGTATAGAAATGAAGCATTAGATATTGTTGAAAAATTTTGTAAAGAACTTAATGTTGAACATAAAGTCTATTCTTACAAAGATCTTTTTGAACTAACACTAGATGAAGCATTAGATCTACGTGAAAGTGAAAAAACTTCATCATGTTCAATATGCGGAACCTTAAGAAGAAGAGCTATTGATTATGCAGCAAAGGATATAGGGGCAGATGTGATTGCAACGGGTCACAATCTAGATGACACATTACAAACGTTTGTGATAAACATGTTATCTGGAGATACGACTAAAATTGGATGGATGGATCCTGATACTTCTACAAACTCTTTAAGAAAAATAAAACCGTTTTGTGAGATTTATGAATCTGAAATAGTTTTTTATGCATTTACAAATGACATGCCATTTCAATCAGAACCATGTCCACACATGAATGAAGGAATTAGAACTGAGATTCGTGAATTTTTGAATTCGTTAGAAAATCAACATAGCGGAATTAAAAATAATTTGTATCAATCAATTCTTAAAATATCACAAGTTGTAAAAAATTCAAACACAAAAGAAAAAACAAAATGTGAAAAATGTGGAAATGAATGTACAGGTAATGTATGCTCAGTTTGTAGTGTAGTTTTAAAACTAAAAGAAAATCAAACCTAA
- a CDS encoding CDC48 family AAA ATPase, translating into MSQNALSLKVLEAYTRDVGRGVARIDYDSMDTLNASTGDVIEIKGKRRTVAKCLPLYPSDEGKGIIRIDGLGRNNSGIAIGDTISVRKIKAVAAEKVVVAPLEAIPPIDERYLADALESVPLIKGDNVMVPYFGGRLTFQVIGVNPSADAVLVTQKTVFHIAEKGETLRGVPQVTYEDIGGIHNEIKKVREMIELPLRHPEIFEKLGIEAPKGVLLYGPPGTGKTLLAKAVANESNAHFISISGPEIMSKFYGESEARLREIFKEAREKAPSIIFVDEIDSIAPKREEVTGEVERRVVSQMLSLMDGLEARGKVIVISATNRPNAIDPALRRPGRFDREIEIKVPDKKGRKDILAIHSRNMPLGEDVNLDKISSVSHGYVGADLEYLCKEAAMKCLRRLLPVLNLEEEKLPPETLDKLIVNHEDFQKALIEVTPSGMREVFIENPDVKWEDVGGLEDVKRELQEAVEWPMKYPGLYDKLGHNMPRGILLHGPSGTGKTLLAKAVATQSEANFVSVRGPELLSKWVGESERGIREIFKRARQSSPCVVFFDEIDSIAPIRGAGGETAVTERVVSQLLTELDGMENMHGVIVLAATNRADMIDPALLRPGRFDKIIQIPLPDKESRKSILKINAAKIPTISEENDPKHVDFDKLAEITDGLSGADTASIANTAVSLVIHEFLDSHPDVKDIEKTSIDAKVTMKHFEEAVKKVREQKDLKMGEKLVASYYR; encoded by the coding sequence ATGAGTCAAAATGCACTATCTCTCAAAGTTCTTGAAGCATATACTAGAGATGTAGGAAGAGGAGTAGCAAGAATTGATTATGATTCTATGGATACGTTAAATGCCTCCACAGGCGATGTTATTGAAATTAAAGGTAAAAGAAGAACTGTAGCAAAATGTCTTCCACTTTATCCATCTGATGAAGGTAAAGGAATAATCAGAATTGACGGACTTGGAAGAAATAATTCAGGAATTGCTATTGGTGATACAATATCTGTAAGAAAAATTAAAGCAGTAGCTGCTGAAAAAGTAGTAGTTGCTCCATTAGAAGCAATCCCACCTATTGATGAAAGATATCTTGCAGATGCCTTAGAAAGTGTTCCTTTGATTAAAGGAGATAATGTAATGGTCCCATACTTTGGTGGACGTCTAACTTTCCAAGTTATTGGTGTGAATCCATCAGCTGATGCTGTTTTGGTTACTCAAAAAACAGTTTTCCATATTGCAGAAAAAGGTGAAACATTACGTGGAGTTCCACAAGTAACCTATGAAGATATTGGTGGAATTCACAATGAGATTAAAAAAGTAAGAGAGATGATTGAGCTTCCATTAAGACATCCAGAAATATTTGAAAAATTAGGAATTGAAGCTCCAAAAGGAGTTTTGTTATACGGTCCACCTGGTACAGGTAAGACACTTCTTGCAAAAGCAGTTGCAAATGAGAGTAATGCACATTTTATTAGTATTTCAGGTCCAGAAATTATGAGTAAATTCTATGGTGAAAGTGAAGCAAGATTAAGAGAAATTTTCAAAGAGGCAAGGGAAAAAGCACCATCAATAATTTTTGTGGATGAAATTGATTCTATTGCTCCAAAAAGAGAAGAGGTTACTGGAGAAGTTGAAAGAAGAGTTGTTTCTCAAATGTTGTCATTAATGGATGGATTAGAGGCAAGAGGTAAAGTAATTGTAATTTCAGCAACCAACAGACCCAATGCAATTGATCCTGCATTAAGAAGACCAGGAAGATTTGATAGAGAAATAGAAATTAAAGTGCCAGATAAAAAAGGAAGAAAAGACATACTTGCAATTCACAGTAGAAACATGCCTTTGGGTGAAGATGTAAATCTTGATAAAATTTCATCAGTTAGTCACGGGTATGTTGGTGCAGACTTGGAATATCTTTGTAAAGAGGCTGCTATGAAATGTTTAAGAAGATTACTACCTGTTTTGAATTTAGAAGAAGAAAAACTTCCTCCTGAAACATTAGACAAACTAATTGTAAATCATGAAGATTTCCAGAAAGCTTTGATCGAAGTCACTCCATCAGGCATGAGAGAAGTTTTCATTGAGAATCCAGATGTCAAATGGGAAGATGTTGGTGGTTTAGAAGATGTTAAACGAGAACTACAAGAAGCAGTTGAATGGCCAATGAAATATCCAGGTCTTTATGATAAACTTGGACACAATATGCCAAGAGGAATATTGTTACACGGTCCAAGTGGTACTGGTAAAACTCTACTTGCAAAGGCAGTAGCTACTCAAAGTGAAGCAAACTTTGTTTCTGTAAGAGGTCCTGAACTTTTATCAAAATGGGTAGGAGAATCAGAAAGGGGAATTAGAGAAATTTTCAAACGTGCACGTCAATCTTCGCCATGTGTAGTATTCTTTGATGAAATTGATTCAATTGCTCCAATTAGAGGAGCTGGTGGCGAAACTGCAGTAACTGAAAGAGTAGTCAGTCAACTATTGACAGAATTAGATGGAATGGAAAATATGCACGGTGTCATTGTATTAGCAGCAACTAACAGAGCAGACATGATTGATCCAGCATTATTAAGACCAGGAAGATTTGATAAAATTATTCAAATTCCACTTCCAGATAAAGAAAGTAGAAAGAGTATCTTGAAAATTAATGCAGCCAAGATTCCAACTATAAGTGAAGAAAATGATCCAAAACATGTTGATTTTGATAAACTTGCTGAAATAACTGACGGACTTAGTGGTGCAGATACTGCATCTATTGCAAATACTGCAGTATCATTAGTTATTCACGAATTCCTAGATTCACATCCAGATGTTAAGGATATTGAGAAGACCTCAATTGATGCTAAAGTTACTATGAAACACTTTGAAGAAGCAGTAAAGAAAGTTAGAGAACAAAAAGACCTTAAGATGGGAGAAAAACTAGTAGCTTCCTATTACAGGTAG
- the gatE gene encoding Glu-tRNA(Gln) amidotransferase subunit GatE, giving the protein MEKFSINDVGVKVGLEIHQQLSTNKKLFCNCTPIESDEYSIKFQRKLRVSKSELGEFDPAALFESTKSKTIMYYANNQSSCLVEQDEEPPHELDEDAKNIALIISSALKSNIFSEIYPMRKTVIDGSNTTGFQRTMLISQGGYFYAGKIKIGIQSVCLEEDAAKILGEEGSVRKFGLERLGVPLVEIATEPFEVESSEIKKIALSLGRILRSTKKVKRGLGSIRQDVNVSIKEGRGIVIEVKGVQQLDQLEKVVEYEAKRQHGLLKISNKIQEKDWKFYDEDRNDITELFSKCKSKIIQNAIKKNHKIVEISFKNMVGIFGYSPYEGIRLGKEIAELVRFFGIGGVFHSDELPNYGVEETDLNELKKYTGIKENDAFLILASPQEKIQTIIDQIVLRIEHIRDNGIPIDTRLATQAGETKFLRPRPGAARMYPETDIPPIIITQEEISESQKNIPKSWDESIKELETKYGINQQLAEQIFDSKYYVLFEKIIKESKINATFVASILCSSITNLERSGLNSNLLQDEEIFKIFQLLEKGKIAKESIEIVFENIMAGKSKTVQEAMQNTSIQSINEDDLEKIIENIVDKNKELIKNQKERAIGPLMGIVMKELRGKASGETINNLLLKNIKKKIENL; this is encoded by the coding sequence ATGGAAAAATTTTCGATTAATGATGTAGGTGTCAAAGTAGGATTGGAAATTCATCAGCAATTATCAACTAATAAGAAATTATTTTGCAATTGTACTCCTATTGAATCAGATGAATATTCCATTAAATTTCAAAGAAAATTACGAGTATCTAAAAGTGAATTAGGGGAATTTGATCCTGCGGCATTGTTTGAAAGTACAAAATCAAAAACTATAATGTATTATGCAAATAATCAGAGTAGTTGTTTAGTAGAGCAGGATGAAGAACCTCCTCATGAATTAGATGAAGATGCAAAAAATATTGCATTAATAATTTCATCTGCTTTAAAATCAAATATTTTTAGTGAGATATATCCTATGAGAAAAACAGTGATTGATGGTTCAAACACTACCGGATTTCAACGCACTATGTTAATTTCACAAGGAGGATATTTTTATGCAGGGAAAATAAAGATAGGAATTCAATCGGTGTGTTTGGAAGAAGATGCAGCGAAAATTTTGGGTGAAGAAGGTTCTGTAAGGAAGTTTGGTTTAGAGCGTTTAGGGGTTCCCTTAGTTGAAATTGCAACGGAGCCTTTTGAAGTAGAATCATCAGAGATTAAAAAAATTGCATTATCTTTAGGAAGAATTTTGAGAAGTACAAAAAAGGTAAAGAGAGGTTTAGGATCAATTAGGCAAGATGTTAATGTTTCAATTAAAGAAGGAAGAGGCATAGTAATTGAGGTAAAGGGAGTACAGCAATTAGATCAATTAGAAAAAGTTGTTGAATATGAAGCAAAAAGACAACACGGTTTGCTTAAAATTTCAAATAAAATTCAAGAAAAAGATTGGAAATTTTATGATGAAGACAGAAATGACATTACCGAATTATTTTCAAAATGTAAATCAAAAATTATTCAAAATGCCATTAAGAAAAATCACAAGATAGTTGAAATATCTTTTAAAAATATGGTTGGGATTTTTGGATATTCACCATATGAAGGTATTAGATTAGGGAAAGAAATAGCAGAATTAGTAAGATTTTTTGGAATTGGTGGAGTGTTTCATTCAGATGAATTACCAAATTACGGAGTAGAAGAAACAGATCTGAACGAGTTAAAGAAATATACTGGAATTAAAGAAAATGATGCTTTTTTGATTTTAGCTTCACCTCAAGAAAAAATTCAAACTATTATAGATCAGATTGTTTTAAGAATTGAACATATTAGAGATAACGGTATTCCAATAGATACTAGACTAGCTACTCAAGCAGGAGAAACAAAATTTCTCAGACCAAGACCAGGTGCAGCAAGAATGTATCCTGAAACTGACATTCCTCCAATAATTATTACACAAGAAGAAATATCAGAATCTCAAAAAAATATACCAAAATCATGGGATGAATCTATTAAAGAATTAGAAACAAAATATGGTATTAATCAACAACTTGCAGAGCAAATTTTTGATTCAAAATATTATGTATTATTTGAAAAAATTATTAAGGAAAGTAAAATCAATGCCACATTTGTAGCATCAATTCTTTGTTCTTCAATTACAAATTTAGAAAGAAGTGGATTAAATTCTAATTTATTGCAGGATGAAGAAATTTTTAAAATATTTCAGCTGTTAGAAAAAGGAAAAATTGCAAAAGAATCAATTGAAATAGTTTTTGAAAATATAATGGCAGGAAAATCCAAAACTGTTCAAGAAGCTATGCAAAATACTTCAATTCAATCAATCAACGAAGATGATCTAGAGAAAATTATTGAAAATATTGTAGATAAAAATAAAGAACTAATAAAAAACCAAAAAGAAAGAGCAATTGGACCATTAATGGGGATTGTAATGAAAGAACTAAGAGGTAAAGCTTCTGGTGAAACAATTAACAATCTACTTTTAAAAAATATCAAGAAGAAAATAGAAAATCTTTAG
- the gatD gene encoding Glu-tRNA(Gln) amidotransferase subunit GatD, with amino-acid sequence MSEYTGYDGNSLEFLKKNQVVIGDSVKILADITYSGIIMPRYEHSDDKHIVLKLKSGYNIGLEITKIEKIEKNPTKEVIIEKDSKIEKNEKLPNILLLSTGGTIASKIDYRTGAVTPVLTAEELNSSVPELAKIANIEAKVLFSEYSENIVPEHWLKIAEEIKQYSKSDYSGIIIAHGTDTMHYTSSYLSFSLAGFPIPIALVGSQRSSDRASSDAALNLIGATKFLTECNTNGIYIVMHQDENDETIACHIGTRVRKNHTSKRGAFQTMGDDPAFLVVNNKIHNNMKTDYFSAQEFNPQIKINEKVALVKYHPGYEPSLLKNIIDSNYKAIIFEGTGLGHIGKNMYSIVKIAKEKGIFMGMTSQCIDGRVRMTVYESGRDLLNLGIIPLENMIPETALVKAMWVTGNTEKMDEIKEFMLDRIASEFSI; translated from the coding sequence ATGTCAGAATACACAGGGTATGATGGAAATTCATTAGAATTTTTAAAGAAAAATCAAGTTGTAATTGGTGATTCTGTAAAAATTTTAGCTGATATTACTTATTCAGGCATTATTATGCCAAGATATGAACACAGTGATGATAAACATATTGTTTTAAAATTAAAAAGTGGATACAATATAGGTTTAGAAATTACCAAGATAGAAAAAATAGAAAAAAATCCAACTAAAGAAGTAATTATTGAAAAAGATAGTAAAATAGAAAAAAATGAAAAATTACCAAATATTTTGCTTTTATCAACAGGAGGTACAATTGCTAGTAAAATTGATTACAGAACAGGTGCAGTAACACCTGTATTAACAGCTGAAGAATTGAATTCTTCAGTTCCAGAGCTTGCAAAGATTGCAAACATAGAAGCCAAAGTACTATTTTCAGAATATTCAGAAAACATCGTACCAGAACATTGGCTAAAAATTGCTGAAGAGATTAAACAATATTCTAAATCAGATTACTCTGGAATCATTATTGCACATGGAACAGATACTATGCACTATACTTCTTCATATCTTTCATTTTCATTGGCAGGATTTCCAATACCGATTGCTTTAGTAGGTTCACAAAGATCCTCAGATCGTGCATCATCAGATGCTGCATTGAATTTAATTGGAGCTACAAAATTTCTAACTGAATGTAATACAAATGGAATATACATTGTAATGCATCAAGATGAAAATGATGAAACAATTGCATGTCATATAGGAACTAGAGTTAGAAAAAACCATACAAGCAAAAGAGGGGCATTCCAAACAATGGGGGATGATCCTGCATTTTTAGTTGTGAATAATAAAATTCATAACAATATGAAAACAGATTATTTTTCAGCTCAGGAATTTAATCCCCAAATAAAAATAAATGAAAAAGTGGCACTGGTTAAATATCATCCAGGGTATGAACCATCTTTGTTAAAAAATATAATAGATTCAAACTATAAAGCAATAATTTTTGAAGGTACTGGATTAGGTCATATTGGAAAAAATATGTACTCAATAGTAAAAATTGCAAAAGAAAAAGGGATCTTTATGGGAATGACTTCACAGTGTATTGATGGAAGAGTTAGAATGACAGTTTATGAAAGTGGTAGAGATTTGCTTAATTTAGGAATAATTCCATTAGAAAACATGATTCCTGAAACGGCATTAGTCAAAGCAATGTGGGTAACTGGAAATACTGAAAAAATGGATGAAATCAAGGAATTCATGCTTGATAGAATCGCATCTGAATTTTCAATATAG
- the cutA gene encoding divalent-cation tolerance protein CutA has protein sequence MKPVIIISTYPNKKSISKIANELVSNKIVACVNISKISSIYSWKGKIENSSEYLAIFKTINKNKTKLKNKIKETHPYDVPEIAEIDVSSINQSYMNWLVDSTN, from the coding sequence ATGAAACCAGTAATCATAATCTCAACTTATCCTAATAAAAAATCAATTTCTAAAATTGCTAATGAACTTGTATCAAACAAAATTGTAGCATGTGTAAATATTTCTAAAATTTCATCAATTTACTCTTGGAAAGGAAAAATCGAAAACTCTTCAGAATATCTAGCTATATTCAAAACAATTAACAAAAACAAAACAAAGTTAAAAAATAAAATTAAAGAAACTCATCCATATGATGTTCCTGAAATAGCTGAAATTGATGTTAGTTCAATTAATCAGTCATACATGAATTGGTTGGTAGATTCCACCAATTAG
- a CDS encoding 50S ribosomal protein L2, whose translation MGKRPLVRRRGRGGNQFRSTSTGKVGVKANYPRFPLAEQHEGKIIDLIHERGREAPLAKVRFEDGSVSFVPAVLGTTVGSTLQFGLKSNIEQGNVISVQNIPDGTIVCNIEKHFGDGGAIVKSAGTNATVFSHGDDGVTVKLPSGKFTTLNPKNRAMIGTLAGGGASERHFMSAGNKWRSFKAKGKKYPIVRGVAQAAYVHPHGGGRHQHVGQSSTVSRDAPPGAKVGSIAARKTGRARIKERK comes from the coding sequence TTGGGTAAGAGACCATTAGTTAGAAGACGAGGCCGTGGAGGCAATCAATTTAGATCTACATCTACTGGTAAAGTAGGAGTAAAAGCAAATTATCCACGTTTTCCACTAGCAGAACAACACGAGGGAAAAATTATTGATCTTATACATGAACGTGGGAGAGAAGCACCTTTAGCAAAAGTTAGATTTGAAGATGGCTCTGTTTCATTTGTACCTGCAGTTCTAGGAACTACAGTTGGTTCAACTTTACAATTTGGATTAAAATCAAATATCGAACAAGGTAATGTCATTAGTGTTCAAAATATTCCTGATGGAACCATTGTTTGTAATATTGAAAAACACTTTGGTGATGGTGGAGCTATAGTAAAATCTGCAGGAACAAATGCAACCGTATTTTCACATGGTGATGATGGTGTAACAGTCAAACTCCCATCTGGAAAATTTACTACTTTGAATCCTAAAAACAGAGCTATGATTGGTACTCTTGCAGGTGGTGGTGCAAGTGAACGTCACTTTATGAGCGCAGGTAACAAATGGCGTAGTTTTAAAGCTAAAGGAAAGAAATATCCAATTGTTAGAGGTGTTGCTCAAGCAGCATATGTACACCCACACGGTGGTGGACGTCATCAACATGTTGGACAAAGTTCTACAGTTTCAAGAGATGCTCCTCCAGGTGCTAAGGTAGGTAGTATTGCTGCAAGAAAGACCGGCAGAGCAAGAATCAAAGAAAGAAAGTAG